A stretch of the Hydra vulgaris chromosome 09, alternate assembly HydraT2T_AEP genome encodes the following:
- the LOC136084780 gene encoding uncharacterized protein LOC136084780, with product MALLQTLQVRVKTFGELAEYILKEIINLSSCYGCQRVDFVSDRYFNHSIKSLEQVKRVTHGTSIIRILSKLQPIPRQWKKFLSNGKNKEELINFLFTHWSSLNTFYFSNKSVYLTNEDKCYQFMLSANNVVVSEIISLKSDHEEADTRLMAHCYHAASSHQNIVIWSPDTDVFVIALHAIKHFTVNVLFATGNQNNKRIINVRKVADHWGRSFVNAVVGFHSFTGCDTTSSFYGKGKASVLKVLQKKLSMKAC from the exons ATGGCACTGTTACAAACACTACAAGTTAGAGTCAAAACGTTTGGTGAGTTAGctgaatatatattaaaagaaattattaatctGTCCAGCTGTTATGGGTGTCAACGTGTTGACTTTGTTTCAGATAGGTATTTTAATCatagtattaaaagtttagaacAAGTAAAAAGAGTTACTCATGGAACTTCGATTATTCGTATATTAAGTAAACTACAGCCTATACCTCGTCAATGGAAGAAATTCCTTTCAAATGgcaaaaataaagaagaattaataaattttttgtttactcattGGAGTTCattgaatacattttatttctcaaataagagtgtttatttaacCAATGAAGAtaaatgttatcaatttatgTTATCAGCAAATAATGTGGTAGTATCTGAAATAATCTCTCTTAAAAGCGACCATGAAGAAGCAGATACTCGATTAATGGCTCACTGTTATCATGCAGCTTCATCTCaccaaaatattgtaatttgGAGTCCTGACACTGATGTATTTGTAATTGCTTTACATGCTATTAAACATTTTACTGTTAATGTATTATTTGCAACCGGAAATCAAAACAACAAACGTATAATTAATGTAAGAAAAGTAGCTGATCATTGGGGTAGATCTTTTGTAAATGCTGTTGTTGGCTTTCATTCTTTTACAG GATGCGATACTACAAGTTCATTTTATGGTAAAGGAAAAGCTTCAGTACTTAAGGtcttacaaaaaaaactgaGTATGAAGGCGTGTTAG
- the LOC136085471 gene encoding tigger transposable element-derived protein 4-like produces the protein MTLKRYCCKKRLNPNEAFKPNYNNRQVFTAEDEKSLSSYLLIASKMNYGLSTRSTRLLAYEFALKNNKICPSSWIKIKIAGIDWLQGFMKRQPELSLRTPEATSFARSTAFNKHTVREFFQNLKTVRNRYKYNPNCIYNVDETGLTTVQKPVKVLAGRGSKQVGRITSAERGTLVTACCASNAIGNSIPPLFIFPRVKFHDYMIKEGPPGCVGFANPSGWMNSEIFIEWIKHFAKYSNCSQESPVLLLLDSHESHISVKGLELAIQHGITMISFPPHCSHKLQPLDRTVFGPLKRFYNSACDNCMVSNPRPMTIYDIVSIVREPYTKAFSPSNIQTGFRVAGIEPFNSEIFKDDEYLPSSVTDRAAPDTVTITPVNNMESEMIPAHVNHIESEITIVNIETSILNKVSTSVASIISPEVLKPYPKASARKKNVKSRQLKTRILTDTPVRNEIRLSKEKKILKQTKNQQKVSTKDKKETKNYLLRNKKQCKPKAASQLDFHK, from the coding sequence ATgactttaaaaagatattgttgtAAAAAGAGGCTTAATCCAAATGAAGCTTTCAAGCCTAACTACAACAATAGACAAGTTTTTACAGCagaagatgaaaaaagtttatcaagttATTTACTAATTGCATCAAAAATGAACTATGGCCTTTCAACTAGGTCAACGCGATTATTGGCATAtgaatttgctttaaaaaacaataagataTGCCCATCATCAtggatcaaaattaaaattgcagGCATTGATTGGTTGCAAGGTTTTATGAAAAGACAACCAGAGTTGTCTCTACGAACACCTGAAGCAACGAGCTTCGCTCGATCAACAGCTTTTAATAAACACACTGTAAGagagttttttcaaaatcttaaaACGGTAAGAAATCGATATAAATATAATCCTAACtgtatatataatgttgatgaaactggTTTAACAACCGTTCAAAAGCCGGTAAAGGTTTTAGCTGGTAGAGGAAGCAAACAAGTTGGAAGAATCACATCTGCAGAACGAGGAACATTGGTAACTGCATGTTGTGCCTCTAATGCTATTGGAAATTCCATTCctccattatttatttttcctagGGTAAAGTTTCATGATTACATGATTAAGGAAGGACCTCCTGGATGTGTGGGATTTGCAAATCCTTCTGGTTGGATGAACTCAGAAATTTTCATAGAATGGATTAAACATTTTGCTAAATATTCAAACTGTTCTCAGGAATCTCCAGTTTTGTTACTTCTCGACAGTCATGAAAGTCATATTTCTGTTAAAGGCTTGGAGCTTGCAATTCAACACGGAATTACAATGATAAGTTTTCCTCCCCATTGCAGCCATAAATTGCAGCCATTAGATAGAACTGTTTTTGGACCattgaaaaggttttacaaTTCTGCATGTGATAATTGTATGGTTTCAAACCCAAGACCAATGACCATTTATGATATTGTTTCAATAGTTCGAGAACCGTATACAAAAGCTTTCTCACCATCTAATATACAGACAGGATTTAGAGTAGCTGGCATTGAGCCATTCAACTCTGAAATTTTCAAAGATGACGAATATTTACCATCATCAGTTACAGATAGAGCTGCTCCAGATACAGTTACTATCACTCCTGTCAACAACATGGAATCTGAAATGATACCAGCACATGTTAATCACATAGAGTCTGAAATAACTATAGTAAATATTGaaacaagtattttaaacaaagtgtCAACAAGTGTTGCTTCTATAATCTCACCTGAGGTTTTAAAACCTTACCCAAAAGCATCtgccagaaaaaaaaatgttaaaagtaggCAGTTAAAAACAAGGATCTTGACTGATACTCCTGTCAGAAATGAAATTCGTTTgtcaaaagaaaagaaaattttgaagcaaaccaaaaatcaacaaaaagtcTCCACAAAAGATAAGAAAGAAACTAAGAATTACTTGCTtaggaataaaaaacaatgtaaaccAAAAGCTGCTTCACAACTTGACTTTCACAAATGA